In Solimonas sp. K1W22B-7, the DNA window TGGGCGCGGCCACTTCGCCGGTCACGTAGACACGCTGCGAGCGAAACTCGGTGACGCGCACATCGATCTGCGGATCGCGGATGAACTTGCCCAGCTTCTGGGCAATTTGTGCGCGCAACTCGCCAGATGTCAGGCCGGCTGCTTTCACATTCCCGATGTAAGGGAAGTAAAGAGTACCATCTGCCTCTACCAGTCGCCCGGCGGAAGCGGCGTCGCCTTGCGACTGGCCGCTGGGATTGTTGAGCTCGGGATGCTCCCAAACTACCACGCGCAGCACATCGCCGACGCCGACGCGATAGGTGTAGCTGTCGCCCTCGGAGCCTAGCGGCCGCAGGCCTTCTGGAATCTCCCTGGCCACCGGAGCGCTTTGGGCATTGCCCACAAGCACCTCAGCAGTGACTTGGACCACCTCGAGGCCGGGAATGGGCGGGACGTCGCCGCGATCAATCTGGTTGCGAAGACCTGAATTGATGGTGCATCCCGTCGTGGTGGCGGCCACCAAGGCAAGCGCCAGTAACCGCATACCCCTGAACCCAGCGGACATCGAATCCTGCTCAATATGCATAACTGCTCCCTGCTAACTGTCGCCGATCCCCATTGTAATCTGTTCATCGCCACTTCGATGAGACATGTGTTCCACCGCGCCGGCAACGGCGTCGGACGACCGGGACTGCCGGCATCCGGAAACGGCGATCAGTTCCGAGGCAGATCGGCCAACTCAGCATTTGCCAGGCGTATCTGCGGCAGACAAGAACATCGTCCCGCCGAGCAGGACTCCGGCATTGAATCGAATTGCAGGCGTCTTACGCTGAACGAACCCCGAGTGCGGAAACGGAACTGGCAACCACAAAAGCGGCCACGGGGCGCAAACCAGCAAGAGACGTCCCGTTCCCTGCTTGGGGATCGTCCAGCATGAAATACTTCTTCGAAGCCTCCGCTTTCAAAATGCAGACGGCATGCGGCATGCAGCCTATCAACCCTTTCCCACCGCGCGCAACCTGCTTCGGCGGGTGGAGGCATGGACGGGGCAGGGCTTGCTGAAACGCCAAAATCAGGCGTGCTGCTGATGCCCGGCCCTGCAATTTTTGGAGCGATATCCCGGACGGACGTACTCTTCGCTGCGCGAGCTTGCGGGTGGTGGAAAGGAGGGCAAGCCGGTAAGATCGTCGGCAACTGGCGCGACCTTCGGGGCAGCAAGGAAATCTTGTGCGAAAAGACACTTTCCGGTCTTTTCCGCCGATATCATTTGGACTATTGAAATGTCTCTTTCCTCAGCAGAACTCGAGAGCCTTGAGCGCAACGGCTTCGCCGGTCCCTTTTCCTTGGAGCGCCAAGTGGACTGCGACGCGGTGGAGGCAAACTCCCGCCGGCTGCGGTTTGCAGGAGAATGGTACAAGGGGGCACACGTGTTCAAGGGCCCTGCCTTCGATGCAAGCACGGATTCCGCGATCACTTCCAGGCTGCGATCGGCCTTGGGCGAGAACCTGGTGATGTGGTCATCCGAATTGATGCTCAAGCCCCCTGGCCAGCCGCATCGCTGGCATGTCGATATCGAGGCAATGACCTGGCGCACGCTGAACATCTGGATGGCGCTACGCAACGTCACGGACGATTCAACCTTGCGGCTGGTTCCCGGCAGCCACCGCTGGGGCGCGATGCTGCAGAACCTGCCGGACGTCGATCTGCAGGACGAGGCCTCCGTGCTTGCAGCCGCCAGACGCTACGACCCCACGGCAGTGATCCAGCGGATTCCGATGAAAGCCGGCCAGTTCGCGATCTTCGATGGTCGCGCTTGGCATGGCACGGAGAATCCCACGGCTCGGACCCGGACCGCGCTGCTCTGCCAGTACTCGCCCCCCGCAGAGCTCGTTCGCCAACCCCTGTCGTACGGGGGCGCCGCAAACTGGGCGGAGGAGTTGCCGGCCTGCGTCGTCGTTTCGGGCAGCGCTGCAGATTCTCCCAGCCGCATCGTCGAGCCGCGCAACCCGACGCTTCGACAGACGGTACAGGCCAACCTGCGCAGCACTATCGGATTCATGCGCCGCCTGCCGCAGTGGATGGCCGAGAGAAAGCAGGCCTGAGGCTTTTCGCCGTGCGTCCGGCGCTGGGGCAACACCGCACCGGTCGCGCTGCTCCGGCGATGTGCCGTGGGCATGCGCAGGAGGCATGGATGGCGCAACGCCCCATCTTCCCAAGCATATCTGTAGCAACCTTGGAGACCGCATGAGCGAAAAGAACATCCGCTGGGGCATCATCGGAACCGGGGGCGTCGCCCAGTCCTTTGCCCGAGGTCTGCACTCCCTGCCCGATGCGGAGCTGCTGGCGGTGGGCTCCCGCAGCCTGGCGACCGCGCAGTCCTTCGCGCAGGCCCTGGATGCACCACGGGCCTACGGCTCCTACGAGGAACTGGTCGCCGACAAGGATCTGGACATCGTCTACGTGGCGACGCCGCACACCCGACATAAGCAGGATTGCCTGCTGGCACTCGAAGCGGGAAAGGCTGTGCTATGCGAAAAGCCATTCGCTTCGTCCCCAGCAGAACTACGCGAGGTTATGGCGGCCGCTCGCGCGCATCGGTTGTTCTGCATGGAAGCGATGTGGATGCGGTTCATGCCGCTGTACGACGAGGTTCGTGCGCTGATCGCGCAGAACGTGATCGGCGAAGTGAGAATGCTGATCGCAGACAACGGCAAGGCTGTCCGATTTGATGACCAGCACCGCATGTTCCAGCCGCCGGCTGGAAGCTGCCTCCTGGATCGCGGAGTCTATGCCTTGGCCCTGGCGCAAGGCCTGCTCGGGGAGCCTGAGCACGTAGCCGGACAATTGAGCCGCAACAGCCGCGGCGTGGATGAGCAGGTGGGGCTGGTTCTACGCTATGCCAACGGCGCGCTGGCCATCATGGGCTCCAGCCTGACGGCCCACACCAGCAACGAAGTCCGGATCATCGGCACCCACGGAAGCATTCACATCCATGCTCCTTACTACAACCCCGTCAAGGCAACGATCTGGACCCGACCGCCGAAGGCGCCGCCGGGCCAGGGCGGCACGGTCCGGGCCTGGGGCGCCCGGCAGCGGCTCATGGAGAAAATCAAGGCCAGCCAGCCCGGCCAGTGGATGCTGAGCCTGGTGGAGGAATCGGATTGGCCGCGGCGCAAGGGCCGCAGGTCGGTACTGTTCCGCCCCCACACCGGTAACGGCTACCACTATCAGGCAGGCGAGGCGATGCGCTGTCTGCGCGCCGGCCTGCTTGAAAGCCCGATGATGCCGCTCGATGCTTCCCTGCGGACTCTCGAGATCGCGGAATCGCTGCTCAGCGGCAACCTGAGGCCAACCTGAGGCAACCCTTGCGGGCTCCAGCTTCGCTGCCGCTTCAGGACGTGTAAATACCCCTGTAAAACCTCTCACGCTCGATCTGGATGTTGCGGGCCAGGTACCGGGAGGATCTGCTCAGCGAGTGGGCAGCAGCCTTTTCTCGCCAGGACCGGTCCGTCACGCCGCGGTGCATGGCTCGGGCCAGGGCATCCACGTCGCCCACCTTTATAAGGGCATCCGGGGTCAGCAGTTCCGGAATGCCTCCGGTGATGAACCCCAGCGACGGCAGCCCCCTTCCCATCGCCTCGATCAGCGCCCGGGGCAGGCCCTCCTGCAATGAGGGCTGGACGTACAGATCCAAAGTATCGAGCCAGCGGTTCACGGCATCGCCGCCGCTCAGGCCTCCGACGATCTCCACCTCGCTCTCAAGGCTCAGTTCGCGCACCAATGCGGCTGTCCTGCTGCTGTCACCCTCGCCCACCAGCTGAAGCTGCACGCTCAGCCCCTGCTCCCGCTTCAGCTTCTCGACTGCTGCAACGAGGAAATGATGACCTTTGTACTTCTTCTGA includes these proteins:
- a CDS encoding phytanoyl-CoA dioxygenase family protein; protein product: MSLSSAELESLERNGFAGPFSLERQVDCDAVEANSRRLRFAGEWYKGAHVFKGPAFDASTDSAITSRLRSALGENLVMWSSELMLKPPGQPHRWHVDIEAMTWRTLNIWMALRNVTDDSTLRLVPGSHRWGAMLQNLPDVDLQDEASVLAAARRYDPTAVIQRIPMKAGQFAIFDGRAWHGTENPTARTRTALLCQYSPPAELVRQPLSYGGAANWAEELPACVVVSGSAADSPSRIVEPRNPTLRQTVQANLRSTIGFMRRLPQWMAERKQA
- a CDS encoding Gfo/Idh/MocA family protein, with product MSEKNIRWGIIGTGGVAQSFARGLHSLPDAELLAVGSRSLATAQSFAQALDAPRAYGSYEELVADKDLDIVYVATPHTRHKQDCLLALEAGKAVLCEKPFASSPAELREVMAAARAHRLFCMEAMWMRFMPLYDEVRALIAQNVIGEVRMLIADNGKAVRFDDQHRMFQPPAGSCLLDRGVYALALAQGLLGEPEHVAGQLSRNSRGVDEQVGLVLRYANGALAIMGSSLTAHTSNEVRIIGTHGSIHIHAPYYNPVKATIWTRPPKAPPGQGGTVRAWGARQRLMEKIKASQPGQWMLSLVEESDWPRRKGRRSVLFRPHTGNGYHYQAGEAMRCLRAGLLESPMMPLDASLRTLEIAESLLSGNLRPT